A section of the Phacochoerus africanus isolate WHEZ1 chromosome 4, ROS_Pafr_v1, whole genome shotgun sequence genome encodes:
- the MOB2 gene encoding MOB kinase activator 2 isoform X1, which yields MLAGHGGLPADRALLGQPPKTGLSCKMVLQAVGKVLRKSKAKPNGKKPAAEEKKVYLEPEYTKSRITDFGFKELVVLPREIDLNEWLASNTTTFFHHVNLQYSTISEFCTGEACQTMAVCNTQYYWYDERGKKVKCTAPQYVDFVMSSVQKLVTDEDVFPTKYGREFPSSFESLVKKICKYLFHVLAHIYSSHFKETLALELHGHLNTLYVHFILFAREFNLLDPKETAVMDDLTEVLCSGGGRGGGGGDGAGGAAGAQNHVKER from the exons ATGCTCGCAGGTCACGGCGGCCTCCCCGCAGACCGGGCGCTGCTCGGCCAGCCCCCCAAAACCGGACTCAGCTGCAAAATGGTGCTCCAGGCGGTCGGCAAAGTTTTGAG GAAGTCTAAAGCCAAGCCCAACGGGAAGAAGCCCGCCGCCGAGGAGAAGAAGGTGTACCTGGAGCCGGAGTACACCAAGTCCAGGATCACCGACTTCGGGTTCAAGGAGCTGGTGGTGCTGCCCCGGGAGATCGACCTCAACGAGTGGCTGGCCAGCAACA ccACGACGTTTTTCCACCACGTCAACCTCCAGTATAGCACCATCTCAGAGTTCTGCACAGGAGAGGCCTGCCAGACCATGGCCGTCTGCAACAC ACAGTACTACTGGTACGACGAGCGGGGCAAGAAGGTGAAGTGCACGGCCCCCCAGTACGTGGACTTCGTCATGAGCTCCGTGCAGAAGCTGGTGACCGACGAGGACGTGTTCCCCACCAAATACG GCCGGGAGTTCCCCAGCTCCTTCGAGTCGCTGGTGAAGAAGATCTGCAAGTACCTGTTCCACGTGCTGGCGCACATCTACTCGTCCCACTTCAAGGAGACCCTGGCGCTCGAGCTGCACGGACACTTGAACACGCTCTACGTCCACTTCATCCTCTTCGCCCGGGAGTTCAACCTGCTCGACCCCAAAGAGACGGCCGTCATGGACGACCTCACCGAGGTGCTGTGCAGCGGCGGGGgccgcggcgggggcggcggggacGGGGCCGGCGGGGCCGCGGGCGCACAGAACCACGTCAAGGAGAGGTGA
- the MOB2 gene encoding MOB kinase activator 2 isoform X3, with protein sequence MAVCNTQYYWYDERGKKVKCTAPQYVDFVMSSVQKLVTDEDVFPTKYGREFPSSFESLVKKICKYLFHVLAHIYSSHFKETLALELHGHLNTLYVHFILFAREFNLLDPKETAVMDDLTEVLCSGGGRGGGGGDGAGGAAGAQNHVKER encoded by the exons ATGGCCGTCTGCAACAC ACAGTACTACTGGTACGACGAGCGGGGCAAGAAGGTGAAGTGCACGGCCCCCCAGTACGTGGACTTCGTCATGAGCTCCGTGCAGAAGCTGGTGACCGACGAGGACGTGTTCCCCACCAAATACG GCCGGGAGTTCCCCAGCTCCTTCGAGTCGCTGGTGAAGAAGATCTGCAAGTACCTGTTCCACGTGCTGGCGCACATCTACTCGTCCCACTTCAAGGAGACCCTGGCGCTCGAGCTGCACGGACACTTGAACACGCTCTACGTCCACTTCATCCTCTTCGCCCGGGAGTTCAACCTGCTCGACCCCAAAGAGACGGCCGTCATGGACGACCTCACCGAGGTGCTGTGCAGCGGCGGGGgccgcggcgggggcggcggggacGGGGCCGGCGGGGCCGCGGGCGCACAGAACCACGTCAAGGAGAGGTGA
- the MOB2 gene encoding MOB kinase activator 2 isoform X2, whose translation MDWLMGKSKAKPNGKKPAAEEKKVYLEPEYTKSRITDFGFKELVVLPREIDLNEWLASNTTTFFHHVNLQYSTISEFCTGEACQTMAVCNTQYYWYDERGKKVKCTAPQYVDFVMSSVQKLVTDEDVFPTKYGREFPSSFESLVKKICKYLFHVLAHIYSSHFKETLALELHGHLNTLYVHFILFAREFNLLDPKETAVMDDLTEVLCSGGGRGGGGGDGAGGAAGAQNHVKER comes from the exons GAAGTCTAAAGCCAAGCCCAACGGGAAGAAGCCCGCCGCCGAGGAGAAGAAGGTGTACCTGGAGCCGGAGTACACCAAGTCCAGGATCACCGACTTCGGGTTCAAGGAGCTGGTGGTGCTGCCCCGGGAGATCGACCTCAACGAGTGGCTGGCCAGCAACA ccACGACGTTTTTCCACCACGTCAACCTCCAGTATAGCACCATCTCAGAGTTCTGCACAGGAGAGGCCTGCCAGACCATGGCCGTCTGCAACAC ACAGTACTACTGGTACGACGAGCGGGGCAAGAAGGTGAAGTGCACGGCCCCCCAGTACGTGGACTTCGTCATGAGCTCCGTGCAGAAGCTGGTGACCGACGAGGACGTGTTCCCCACCAAATACG GCCGGGAGTTCCCCAGCTCCTTCGAGTCGCTGGTGAAGAAGATCTGCAAGTACCTGTTCCACGTGCTGGCGCACATCTACTCGTCCCACTTCAAGGAGACCCTGGCGCTCGAGCTGCACGGACACTTGAACACGCTCTACGTCCACTTCATCCTCTTCGCCCGGGAGTTCAACCTGCTCGACCCCAAAGAGACGGCCGTCATGGACGACCTCACCGAGGTGCTGTGCAGCGGCGGGGgccgcggcgggggcggcggggacGGGGCCGGCGGGGCCGCGGGCGCACAGAACCACGTCAAGGAGAGGTGA